The Pangasianodon hypophthalmus isolate fPanHyp1 chromosome 25, fPanHyp1.pri, whole genome shotgun sequence nucleotide sequence AAGCAAACATCATTGTACAAACCTGGTATGGAGTTAAACCAAGACATGACCAATCTGAAAAACCATTTCAGTGCTATTGCTATCACAGCTGCCAAAGAGACCTTTCTTAAATCCTCTCTGCTTGGGGCTCCTCAGCCCAAATCCCAGTTGATGGGAGATTTGTCTGAAGAATCACAGAAACATCTAAACCCTCCAACAAGACTGTGGTATGATCAGATCACTACACAAGCTAGAGAAGAGACTGTGGGACTCGAAGACACAATTATTAAACTGCATAACATGGGGGAACCAACTACATTTTCAGATCCACTCAACCAACCACTAGTGCCAGCTAGTACATTAGTGAACTCTCCAAAAGTCTCAACCACCACTCAGCTTCCTGCTACTTTATCAAAACCCACACAGTCAACTATCTTGGTCACTTCAACTATAAATGATCAGCAAGAACAACAAGAAGTGTCATCCAAATTCCTAGATCAGATGCTTTCTTCTACACCCAAAGGAGAAGACAAGAAAGAAGACTACCTGACTGCAACAGCACAGATGCATCATGAAATTCCAGTCACAACTTTGCAAGTCCTTGATGTATCAAGGGGAACTAATTTGGACATGATTCCAGCAACAGTTGATTCAAGTGCAGccaaaccacacacaaacactcttcaGAATGGTCCCTCTCGAGATGCACCTACAGTGTCTCCAGAAATCCTTAAGAATAGTGAATTATCTAGTGACATTAGGATCCTAATCAAAGCTTCTACTGATGATCTTTCACAGTCTTTACAGGTAACAGAGGAAGTGAGTACTGCTGTCTCTACAACCAGCTCTCTTGACCTCACAGTATCTAAAATTGCGCCACTTACCTCAAAATCTTTCCCAACATCTTTTATGGCTAGTTCCCCACCAATAAGTCCTTCTGGGATTCATGATGGAGAATTTTTCGTCTGGAGTACTTCAGCAGCCGGGGCTGAGGAAGATTTTCCGCCCAGGACGGAAGTATCAACAGCACATGTCCCTGCCATACACTCGACTCCAGTTGTTACTACCGGTGATCTTCTAACAAAGCGTCTGGCAAAGGGTAGCAACGTGGTAGATAAGGAAAGTCTTGAGCCTAGTAGACTCTCGATTGGTCAGATAGATGGAGATTTACAGGCTACTTCAAGATCAGGCAAAAATGAGCCTGCCAGCTCTAGTCTTTTCACTCTTGAAAACAGAACACCAATGATCAGTAATCATGATCAGGAAAATGCAACACCTAAGCAGAGTGTGGTGAACCAAACCATGGACTCTACAGCAAAACACAATATCACTGTCACCACTTCAGCAATTTCAGGTTTCCCAGTATTCCACTCCATTAAACGAAGGCCTGTGTGTCCTTACCCTCCTTTACCTGCTCATGGTACTTTCTATTTCCATACAATACCCAACCCTGCTCCATTCCAGTATAAGCATTACATACAATACGCCTGCTATGCTGGTTACACGCTGGCCAATGGGGATGTGTACAGCTACTGTCTACAGGATGGGCAGTGGAGTGGGGTCACACCCATGTGTATCGGTAAGCCGCTGCTTTTACAGAACTTATTTTGGTAAAGACACAATCTAAAAAGTCTCTGACAGACTTGACGAGAAAGCATATCCTTGTTACAGTTGTGTATTAcattacttacatttttttcaacCTTGTTAAGGTCTTTGAGTCACCCTTGAGCCACAGTAAGTTTGAGTGATGCATATGCTATTTAACATTCTTTAAGCATCATTACAGTCAAAATCTTTCTGCAAGGTTTATTAGTTACACCAACATACAAGTCACATTGTAGGTATACAGATACTTACTGTAGGCTTTCTGTTACTGTTACAGTATGTCAGCTCCCCTTTATAAAAAGGGACCACCATAGCAGCATTGATGGGGTTTATGAAGAGTGTTCACTTATTAGCCACTGGACACCTACCTTGTCAGTTTACAATACAATGTTTTAGCTTTTTCCATGCACAATTGGAATTAATCTCGAGTTTCTGACCACAGCAAAGTTGCCAactgggtttatttatttatttttccagtgtCAGGCTGTTCTCAAACCAGTCATGACTTCTTTCTTATTGATAAATCAATAGAGGGCTACAGAGTGCCCCAATATATCTTGGTGTAGCTTATAAAATAACGACTTTTTCTAAAGTTTTATAGCAAACTCAGTAActgtcattttctctctcttcacactCACTTTTCTCATGCACATGACTTGTATGACTTAATTTTTACtagtcaaaaaaaataaaaaatcagtgcaataaatgtgcagaaTAATCAATCAGtgtataatattacataatttaaGAATTTACCAGTCCTTAAAATGCACTCATGGCTCAGTCCATCAAAAAAAATCCTCCTTGTAGCTCAGAAAGTGGTCTTCCTTGGATGGAGAATGCTGTATCTACAGCAGCGTCTGGAAGGTTTTTCCAGGATAATAATGACCACGCCACGTTTAACTCCAGCCTAAGTAGCATCCGAATCCAAGTCTGGATTGGTCTCTGTCAGCTGGCACACACTGCTCTAAGCTAAGTGAGTGTGCAACCTGCGGCACTGAACACACTCTTTTGCACAGACGGAATTTACTATGCCATAGCGAATGgcttttatataaattttattcatCAAAGGACAAAAAAACTGCAGGAGGAATTCATTCAGGAGcaggactttttaaaaaaaaaaaggtcctgcACACACCGCCACGCACACCTCTATCACTACAAAATGATATCAAAGTGAGCAAAAGAAAATAGCACAGTCTTACGCAATGTGCCGTGTTGTATTCTATTACTATAAATTGCTAGACTGTGCAACCCTTAATGCACACAGATACATAAATTCCTGCCTCTCTCTTTAACCTTGGTTTTATTCAGTTGCACCGCTGTGCTGATGGTTCCAGTGAACATGTGCGAAAGCTATTCAGAATCTCTCCAACCTGCTAAATTCACTGTGACTTCCAGACTGTACATCAGACCAACCTGGGATTAGGCTGTGAATACCCTGGGCTATTAGTGCTCTGTTTAGCTCATTATCTTTTCTTGTCTTGTGTACATCTGCTTATTGCTTTGTGCTATTTGATCTAAGAGGACTATAGACTATCAAATGTGATGTCTGAGCTACAgctatgtatacatatatacatagcCCTTCCACAGTTGGCTCTCAGTATGATGTTAGAGAATTTGTAGCAAGGGGAACATGAACTGGTTCTGTTTTTGGAGTGCCTATACCCTCATAGGGTACATAAATTAGCCTGGACATTGAGCAAAGCATGACCGGATCTGCCTATTTTGTggaaataaatcatttcaaGAAGCAGAGGAcatcctctctgtctttccattTGAGCTTAAATATGAGGACACAGAGATGACTGATGAGTGTTtagataaaaatgaaacataatcCAAAAGCCTATAATTTGGAGCAGGTGTATTCTAGATGTTACCGGGATTAACCATGTATATCCTTGCCTACAGGGTTAACTCCGTGCTCTCTGAACAACGGTGGATGCTCTCAAGCGTGCCAGGTGAATGCGCACAATCACGCCGAGTGTCACTGCGAGCCCGGCTTCCTGCTGCTGGGGGACCAAAGGACATGTCGTGGTGAGGGATACATGcttgaaaacattttattccaGAGCACACTTTATCCTATAGATGCAAAATAATAACTTACCAGATAGGTGGTGGGAAAGTCCAGGACTATGATATGATTATGGGAAAAAAACCCTAGAAATTCATGATTTatacaaaacaacaaaggaTGTTCAATATGAGTATATTTTGAATAAGAGTCCTTGGATGAGCataggacagtctttatgattacaacaAAAATtctacaaatctacagtatctgAGATTATCTACTGAAGCAAGAGCGAGACTTGAGCAAGAACTGTTTTTGGGAATTGCAGATTTTTAGGTTATATATGCGGGACCATCCGCAACAGCTAAAGGTAAACTCCTAAAGGCtttgcttcatttttatttgcagtCTTCATCTGTTTTAGTTTCTCAGGCGCCAGGGTTCTGGCACTAACTTAACATTTGTCTGTAGTATACctttatgtatatgtatctgTTAGCAAACCAGTTGGGACATCTGGATTTAGTGCTAAATGCCTTTTAAATTCATGTTCTGTCGCCTGTGAGAGTTTCCCCAAGGCTGTGAATTCTTGTCCCACAGAAGTGTGGTATTGTAATGAGGGCGAGCCACAGCAGGTATGGGACATTCTTTTAGTGCAGTCGTTTTCTTAGCTGTTTTTTACTATACACTTAACCCTCATGTTTAACTTTTTTCATTGGATCTCAGTTTCATATGTCACTTATGAAACAATAcaataattcttttttaaaaaaaaaaacaccttaatattatatataatatgttcCGTTTGTTATAATTTAAAAGCAATAGGTTgaaaaaatggttaaatagtAAATCttcataaatatgaaataaaaaaaaggtgatcTTGGTCCCTGTCATGTTACCTTGGTCTCTTATTAATACTTATACTACGCACATGCATGCAGAtgtttgcctttactcttcCTCACCTGTATATTGTCATGATTTATAATCAGGTGTCAGTCAGAAGAGGAAAGGTCCTGTGTCTTGTTCCTCTCAAGGATGTACAATTGTATTACCATAAAATCATACAATTTAGTAATCCTTTGCTGGATTACTAAAGAGAACATGAGAGTTAAAAACTGTGTTAATCAGCCATTGCTCTTAAACCGGCCAAATCCGTACCAACTTCCTGTCTAGGATGGCACAGATCTGAAATCTTTACTGATAATTTCTAAGAATCTAATGACAATGattttctgttattctgttatcCTTCTACTAAAGTACACATATATACGGTAATATTGGTCATTTATAGCAAGCAGTACATCCATACCAGAACCCAACTCTGTCATTAGGGAGGAACAAAGAAGACGAATATAACGTTTCCTGGGTTTGATGCAGAAACCATCCTCTCTGGTTCTCCATTTGGTCTGGCATGTAACAGTGCAGAGCAGTACATTACAGCAgcttgtttttcacttactAAGAGGCTCatgtttacatacagtatgcttGTAAATGATCGAGTAAGACTGGAAGGAAACGTGTGACACGAACAACACCCAAGAGTTTGGGTGAGAAGAGGATGTGCGGTTAGTGCAGATTCGCCAAATGAATATTTGAAATACCATCACgatgaaaaatatttattcatttagggCAGTGTTCAGTTATTATGCatgcattattaatatttaattgtgaaattgtgcacatcaatattcagaGCTTACACAAGTCTTGCAGTATTGAACTTGCAGTATTAAGTTCAGTGTCACTGACAGTTTGCtgtcacactgaaatttgtGGTTTTAGGCTgcaaatacactaaaaaaaactatagaatGCCATTTGTGGCCaatagtaaatacataaatatgacataattaattaattaatagtaccatagtacagttttttttaaatttatttatttatttttttgcttaatCTTACTCAGAGACATTGGTTATTTCGAGGActgaattatttattgtttattaccTTTCTAAAATCCTTTAAGCACGAATGTTTAAtgtgcagtgagaaagtgaggacgagcacattttgattttaaCCGGTTATTGTTCTTCCACCAATGGAATGTCTGCCatatgatataatttttttttatactgtgttTGGCCATGTCACCATCCCCTCTTTATTCTGCTCCAGATATACcgtgcatgtctgtgttttttcatttatagaacttcatacatatgtgtgtgtgtgtgtgctttgtagATCTGGACGAGTGTGTGGAGGGACCGCATGAGTGCCAGCAGGTCTGTGAAAACACCTTTGGCTCATACAGGTGCAGCTGCAGCCCTGGTTTCCAACTTTCATCCGACAGGATGTCCTGCACCGGTGCGTTCTTCATTCCAGGACTAAACTCTTCATCCTGTCTGGagtgtgtattttttcccccacacacaATCCAGACAAGATGTTTATGGATATTTAAAGATTTAGAAAGATTTCAAGATGCTCCCTCCTAGTGGCATTTTCTTAAATTACTGGAACTAAACATTTATGTGTGCCATGTACATAAACACTGTTTATGTTTAGGGTGAGACAAAATCAAATAATACAGAATTAATCTTAATTGTCAAACAAGAAGTGTAGCAAAGTGTAGCATTATATTGGTATATGTAGACCACTCTGCTTACATTCAGCAAAGGAGCAACTGTAGGGGAGAATGGGGTCAGTTGTAACCTTATCAAATGCTCCAATCAGCAACGTGCtacagtagtgacactgacactgacactgcacGTGCTCAGTAGCCTCCTCTGTCTGCCTTTTAAGAGAACAGCAACTTCATCACAGCTCTGAAGAATTTATTGTCGAGAGTCAGATTCTGATGTATGAAAGTAATTTTCCTCATCTGGAGAACAGGTTGAATTCTATCTTCAGTTTGCATTTAAATGGAAACCAGAATAGGCTGGTTTTGATCACTGTCTAGTTGACTATAATTAACAGTGCTAAGCTGGTTAGCTAGCATAACATTTCAAGATGGTTTACTGTTTTAGGTGTTGCAACAGTCTAACCAGTACAAGTATTGAACATATTTGACAAAACACAAGAGATTCTTGAACAATGGTTTCCTTCCTGGAAAACGTAGTGGCTCAAAGACCCGAGGATATCAGCTCTCATATTCACGTGATTGATGTTTTTAATGGAAATTATGTACATAATTCTAAGAAATGCATTCACCATTACACTCACCAGTcaatttaataggaacacctgtacgcctgCACCtctatgcagttatccaattagccaatcatgtggcagtagcacaatgcataaaatcatgaagatacaggtcaagggcttcagttaatgttcacatcaaacatcagacactttaaccgtggcatggttgttagtaccagatgggctgtttgagtatttcataaactgctgatctcctaggacTTTCACACCCaggatttttcacacacaacagtctctagagtttacacactgtgtgcagaaggtctgcaggctgaagcaccttgttgatgagagagatcagaggagaatgaccagactggtctaagctgacaggaagtctatagcaACTcaaaataagcactctttacaaccgtggtgagcagaaaagcatctcagaatgcacaacacatcaaatcttgaggtggatgggctacaagagcagaagaccacatcaggttccactcctgtcagccaagaacaagaatctgaggctatcatgggcacagactcacccaaactggacagttgaagactggaaaaagaccaggtgatttttgttttctgtgcccatgatagcttcagatgcttttctgctcaccatggttgtaaaaaatgattatacgagttactatatccttcctggcagcttgtaccaatctggctattttcctctgacctctcttatcaacaaggcgtttccacccgcagaactgtcactcagtcagtgtttttgcttttcgcactattctgtgtaaactctagagactgttgtgtgtgaaaatcccaggagatcagcagtttctgaaatactcaaaccagcccatcaaactttttcttcattctgatgtttgatgtgaacataacctgaagctcttgacctctatctgcaggatttttttttttgtgctgccacctgattggctgattagatgttcctaataaagtagacaATGGGTGTATAATGCACATTACACAGTGTGATAGTTTAGTAGTGTGGCTAAACAGACAAGCTATGCTTTCATCAGGTGGATCCCGTGACACATCTCTCTATTccagatgtgaatgagtgtgtgctgcCTGCTGGCATGGCACGCTGTGTGTTTGGCTGCGTCAACACACCAGGTAGCTTTCATTGTCTCTGTCCTGCGGGGTATAGCATGAACACCACAGATGGACATTGTGAAGGTCAGTGGTGATTAGTGTTTTTGAAATTGTTTTGCAAGTGTGGAAAAaccttggttttttttttcccccatcacaTCTTTATAATTGAATTATTTCTCTAATTTAGATATGCAATATAACAGGTTGAGTTTCAATATTTTCCTGAGCGATGCATGTTTGTGCCCTGATTGCGCAGATATAGATGAATGTATCGAGAATACGGGTCTTGGACCATGTGTGTACGCATGTGTGAATACTCCGGGTTCTTTCCACTGTGTCTGTTCAAATGGATATCGGCTAGCCGGGGACGGGACGACCTGCATCTCAGAGTGTCCTCCAGGATACCGCAGAAAACGTTCTGATCCGCTAGTGGGAAATTCAACTGCACTCACTTGTGTCGGTAAGTAGTTTACAGGAGAAAGGATTTATTGCAATAATGTCTATGAAAGCTGCTTTAAAGCAAATTGTATTGTAAAAAGCAATACAACAATAAAACTCTCTTCAATTCTATTCATCTGGGTCAGAATATACCAGAACAAGTTTTATAGATCAATGAATTGATATGTAGAGCAACTGTAACAAATGCTAGTCCTAAAGTAATTAATGTAGCAAATGTAGGTAGATAAAACTGTTATTGCACAATATTTGTGcaatttgaatttaaatcctatgtgtttattttgaaattttataACGAGTTTTGTAGTTAGATTAAGttaattaaactgaaataaagaatGAATTCAATTTTAAAGTAATAAGATGTACAAAACTgaaattcaattttaaattcTTATCATGAAATTGAGTTTCAAAATTCTATAACAATGGAGCACAGATTCAGTGCCATTAAAGGTGTGCATAGGGACTGGGATCTCTCAGGAGTGGGCAGTTTTTCTTTAACGCACGTGGGACAGGAGGTCAAATGTGAAGCTCATGACCCAAATAAAGGCCACgttcattaacattagcatgcTGAGTGCTTGCGTAGTATGGC carries:
- the si:dkey-163f14.6 gene encoding uncharacterized protein si:dkey-163f14.6; the protein is MEALGATLLPALLTLYWALVQGVAASDCSSFRHLENGRTFFRYGGLYVTFSCNPGFRMYGHRTSSCVSGQWARHPPLCIAPGCPSPGKLLHGTTLMSPDGSLVQFTCNTGFRLFGSPLLYCKGKSWNGSTPVCKELDIMNLFQQKQTSLYKPGMELNQDMTNLKNHFSAIAITAAKETFLKSSLLGAPQPKSQLMGDLSEESQKHLNPPTRLWYDQITTQAREETVGLEDTIIKLHNMGEPTTFSDPLNQPLVPASTLVNSPKVSTTTQLPATLSKPTQSTILVTSTINDQQEQQEVSSKFLDQMLSSTPKGEDKKEDYLTATAQMHHEIPVTTLQVLDVSRGTNLDMIPATVDSSAAKPHTNTLQNGPSRDAPTVSPEILKNSELSSDIRILIKASTDDLSQSLQVTEEVSTAVSTTSSLDLTVSKIAPLTSKSFPTSFMASSPPISPSGIHDGEFFVWSTSAAGAEEDFPPRTEVSTAHVPAIHSTPVVTTGDLLTKRLAKGSNVVDKESLEPSRLSIGQIDGDLQATSRSGKNEPASSSLFTLENRTPMISNHDQENATPKQSVVNQTMDSTAKHNITVTTSAISGFPVFHSIKRRPVCPYPPLPAHGTFYFHTIPNPAPFQYKHYIQYACYAGYTLANGDVYSYCLQDGQWSGVTPMCIGLTPCSLNNGGCSQACQVNAHNHAECHCEPGFLLLGDQRTCRDLDECVEGPHECQQVCENTFGSYRCSCSPGFQLSSDRMSCTDVNECVLPAGMARCVFGCVNTPGSFHCLCPAGYSMNTTDGHCEDIDECIENTGLGPCVYACVNTPGSFHCVCSNGYRLAGDGTTCISECPPGYRRKRSDPLVGNSTALTCVDINECEEMEQMQHHLAHKCEWKCVNLPGTHRCICPRGYTRHPNGYQCKDINECALRNGGCSHVCMNYRGGYKCACPENYRISPYSRKTCQPV